The proteins below are encoded in one region of Rhizophagus irregularis chromosome 13, complete sequence:
- a CDS encoding 40S ribosomal protein eS27 has product MVLTVDLLNPTPECEKRQHKLKRLVQSPNSYFMDVKCPGCFSITTVFSHAQTVVLCGSCANVLCQPTGGRARLTEGCSFRRKIG; this is encoded by the exons ATGGTG ttAACTGTAGATCTTCTCAATCCAACTCCTGAATGCGAAAAGCGCCAGCACAAACTTAAGAGACTTGTGCAAAGTCCAAACTCTTATTTCATGGACGTAAAATGTCCAG GTTGTTTTAGTATCACAACCGTATTTAGTCATGCTCAGACTGTCGTGCTGTGTGGTTCTTGTGCCAATGTATTATGCCAACCAACTGGTGGTCGTGCTCGTCTAACTGAGG GTTGTTCTTTTCGAAGAAAAATAGGTTAA
- a CDS encoding DNA-directed RNA Polymerase II subunit L: MIIPVRCFSCGKVIGNKWELYQTMLENDYTEGSAMDAIGLQRYCCRRMILTHTDLISKLLQYNPQERSREQFRAQFRQQPSQIIAIRPAAGSATPARPT; encoded by the exons atgataATTCCGGTACGCTGTTTTTCTTGCGGGAAAGTCATAGGAAATAAATGGGAGTTATATCAAACGATGTTGGAAAATGACTATACTGAAGG cTCTGCAATGGACGCGATCGGACTTCAAAGATATTGTTGTCGGCGTATGATCTTAACTCACACCGATTTGATCTCTAAACTCCTTCAATATAATC CTCAGGAAAGAAGTCGTGAACAATTCAGAGCACAATTCCGACAACAACCAAGTCAAATAATAGCTATTAGACCTGCTGCAGGTTCAGCTACCCCTGCAAGGCCAAcataa
- a CDS encoding DNA-directed RNA Polymerase II subunit L variant 2, which translates to MDAIGLQRYCCRRMILTHTDLISKLLQYNPQERSREQFRAQFRQQPSQIIAIRPAAGSATPARPT; encoded by the exons ATGGACGCGATCGGACTTCAAAGATATTGTTGTCGGCGTATGATCTTAACTCACACCGATTTGATCTCTAAACTCCTTCAATATAATC CTCAGGAAAGAAGTCGTGAACAATTCAGAGCACAATTCCGACAACAACCAAGTCAAATAATAGCTATTAGACCTGCTGCAGGTTCAGCTACCCCTGCAAGGCCAAcataa